The region gcaagtattatgaactaaccatatgaaTGATAACATTTAGGTCACAATTACCCATGTCAATATCATAAccaactagcgagcgataataagaTATCTCGGATGCCAAtaatttgtcaaaacaatcatgatataatatgataacatGGTATCGCGCTAAccttttctgagaccgcaaaatataaatgcaaagcacctctgAAGTTTAAGCAGCGACTAAATAGTGTAAGTAATGGTAGAGGAGATCCAGTTAAGTCGCACCCAAATATTAACTATACTCAATGCATAAAAATGACAATAGTGCTTTCCAACCGATGCTCgaatgagaaggtgatgactcaacaataaaagtaaaataacataaagtaaatagataggcccttcgcagaggaaacattgatttgcagaggtgccagagctcgaagcttaaaataaagatgaatataattttgagaggtatgtctTTCCTGTCAACGTCACGACCGAGAATTTTCAATATCTTCCATCGAATTTTCAAATCTTAGGTGATAGGCATACTCTTCAATTGAAATTTTGATACAACTCCAACATCATACCCTCATATTAGTTTAGCACCATCGTTAGGGTCCATCCACTTCAACACATTTCTCACTTTTTCAACAATGTCCTCATAAATAGGCTTGTATCAAATACCATGGTGGCTTCGTCAACATTCTGGGCATTGTTACTCAAGAATGCCATCTTTTCCAAATAATGAACATTAATGAGTCTCTCCGTCTAATAAAATATGAATAAACTTAAGGCATCAATAACATGGCTAATGTATTGCATCGGGAGCTATACTTGGATAATGCATTATGTCCACATCACATCACTACTAATGTATTCATTTAATTATGCCATTAATTAACACATACACTAACCTAAGTTTAGCCTAACATATACACTAACCCTAACCATAATATTTCTACACGCCAAGTAATATCCCTACTACAAACCATGCATATGCCATTGCTACCACACTTCATCAAAGGATTCAAACAAATCGAATACACTAGCATTTGGAGAaaaaacatgaactagggttccacATTAATGTAAAAAATGGTACCAAAATAACAACATTTACTGATTTTGATTACCTCAAACAATAAGGAGAGGGAAAGATCCACCgaaaagaagcaccttttggagtgGATTTGAGGGGGCTTGAGGTGGGGTAGAGAGTTGGGTNNNNNNNNNNNNNNNNNNNNNNNNNNNNNNNNNNNNNNNNNNNNNNNNNNNNNNNNNNNNNNNNNNNNNNNNNNNNNNNNNNNNNNNNNNNNNNNNNNNNNNNNNNNNNNNNNNNNNNNNNNNNNNNNNNNNNNNNNNNNNNNNNNNNNNNNNNNNNNNNNNNNNNNNNNNNNNNNNNNNNNNNNNNNNNNNNNNNNNNNNNNNNNNNNNNNNNNNNNNNNNNNNNNNNNNNNNNNNNNNNNNNNNNNNNNNNNNNNNNNNNNNNNNNNNNNNNNNNNNNNNNNNNNNNNNNNNNNNNNNNNNNNNNNNNNNNNNNNNNNNNNNNNNNNNNNNNNNNNNNNNNNNNNNNNNNNNNNNNNNNNNNNNNNNNNNNNNNNNNNNNNNNNNNNNNNNNNNNNNNNNNNNNNNNNNNNNNNNNNNNNNNNNNNNNNNNNNNNNNNNNNNNNNNNNNNNNNNNNNNNNNNNNNNNNNNNNNNNNNNNNNNNNNNNNNNNNNNNNNNNNNNNNNNNNNNNgaggggtgggggtgggggagggggagggggtgctAAACGCTAGGGATCCTGGTGTTTCTCCCTTTGGCACGTCGGGCGGTCAACCGGCCGGTGAGGGTGGGGCAGGGGATACACCATGGTCCGTAGTGTCTCCCGTGCAACCAAAACGCGGCAGATCTTTTTCCGGGTGGTTTTTTTAACACATTATAACGCAGTGTCCACATACACATATAATACACTCATCTCTACGAGTACCTCCGAGATGCCGAGTCGGCGGATTGACGAAGTCACAACACATCGTAGTTGATGGAAACGTCTCCTCCTCGTACCGAACGAACATCGCCGAAACGGGGTCAAATCGTGCTAATCTCGGCGTCCTGAACAATTTTGAAAACCAGTGCAACCACAAACATGTTTCAAGCTTGTATTCATAATGAAAGCAAAGCTCTGTCTTGTAGCAAACGGAGTGTACCCCTTGCATTTTGAACGGCGAAAAATGTTAGTGCCATGCAGCTGATTGTGATGTTTGTTTGGGCCGGTCATGGTGAGGCACAGGAGGAGATCTGGGTTTATGGATATGCCGCCGCGCCGCACCGGCTCGGCTCCCGGATACCAGGGAAACCAGGAGGAGGTTTTTTTTGCAACATAAAAGAGTTTTATTGCTTACTTAAGCAGGCAAACAGTCACGATACAACATGTTCATTAGGAAAACAGGAGTGTAATTAAGCCATAAACATCTTCTTCTAATACTTGTCGCCTGCTTCGCACATAAATGAGCCGCTTCATTAGCTTCTCTACGTATGAATTTCAGCCTAAAACTCTCAAATTGATCAGAAAGCTTCCTGATCTCTTGAAGAATGGCAGCTATCTCCGAACGATCGAAGGTATCTGACTCCCACAACTTAACAATAGCTTGAGGGAAACCAGGAGGAGGTTGGGCTGTTGCTGTTGGTGTCTCGTCGTGTTGGTGGCCACCCCCGCACCGGCAGCCTCCCTCCCCAACAAAACACCGCACACCCCTGCGACAAACCAACGCCGCactgctccccctccccctcctcctcgttcCCGCTGCCGGCCTCCCACTCCCATCCAGCTGGACGACGACGCGCGCCGCACCACCACCGCTGACAGCACCACCACGGGCACGGCGCGGAGGAGTGGAGGGCCACAGCCTCCCTCCCGCGGTATAAAGCCCCGCGCTTTCACCCGGGGCGCCGCCGACCGCTGCCTGCCGCCGCCGAGCACGGCctcgaggagggagggagggaaaggCGGCTCTGGTGCGGGCGTCGGGGCAatgccggaggcggcggcgctggatcCGGCGGTGAGGAATGGGGACGAGGGGCACGAGGAGGATGAGGAGTTCCACGAGTCGCTGGATCGGATcctctcctcctcctgctcctccacctccgcctccgacgACGACGCCGACCTGCTCCTGCACCGCCGCCGGCGCCACGGGAACCAGCACCAGCACCACCACCCGCAGTCGCCGCAGCAGGACCCCGCGTACGACGTCTGGATCTCCGAGCCCACCTCCGTCTCGGAGCGCCGCCGGGTGCTGCTCAACCGCCTCGGCCTCTCCGCGTCCGGCTCCCTCCAGCCGCCCGCCTCCCCCGGCCGCCGCTCCGTCTCCGTCCCCTCCCCTCtctcgccgccgccccgctcccgctctccctccccgccgccgcccgcatcgcctccaccggaggaggcggcggggcccGCGGAGGAGGACGGCCTTCCCAGATCCGTCGGGCACGGGAAGCCGCCGCTGGCCCGGAACGCGAGCATTGGCGGCGGCGAGCAGTGCCGGATCCGGAACCTGGACGACGGCACGGAGTTCGAGCTCGGGGAGGTGCACGAGGAGGTGGTCCGCGAGGTCGGCACCGGCCGCCAGCTCACCCTCGAGGAGTTCGAGCTCTGCCTCGGCCGCTCCCCGATCGTCCACGAGCTCATGCGCCGCGCCACCACCGCAGGcggcgcctcctcctccgcctccgaccTCCCCGCGTCGTCCAAGCCCCGCCGAAAGTCCGGCGGGTGGCTGCGCGGCATCAGGCACCTGGCCGGCACCGTCGCCTACGGAGGGCGCCGCGGCAGCACCGAGGTCAGGGacagggagaaggagaagaaggagagggagGCACGCCGCCTCAGCTCCGCCACCGACGacagcctcgatggcagcagcacgCGCAGTGCGGGCAGGGTCAAGGTGCGGCAGTACGGGAAGACGTGCAAGGAGCTCACCGGCATGTTCATGACACAGGAGTTGGCCGCGCACTCCGGCTCTGTGTGGTGCATCAACTTCAGCCTCGATGGACGGTACCTTGCGAGCGCCGGCGAGGACCGTGTCATCCATGTCTGGGAGGTCTCTGAGGGTGAGAGAAAGGGGGAGCTGCTCGGGGAAGGCGCGGTTTCGAAGGAGAGCGGCGGCGGAGGCAGCCCGTTTGTGGCAGTTGCTGGAAATGGGTCGCCGGAGGTGGCAATGCTGCCGCTCAGCAGTGCAGACAAGGGCTTTGtggagaagaagaggaggccgaggGTGCAGAGCAGTCGCAAGTCCGTCGGTTCTGATCATCTAGTTGTGCCCGAGTGCGTGTTTGGGCTCAGAGATAAGCCATTTTGCTCGCTCCTGGGGCACGCTGCTGATGTTCTTGATCTATCATGGTCCAAATCACAGGTACATACTCTGTCTGATATTTAATTGAAAAAATAGCTAACTGCTTAGTCTTACTTTTTCGGCACTTCAGTTAGACATTCCAAAAATTTAGAATCAACAGTTGCACTGCAATCTTCTTCAGAACAAAACAGAATGGTAATTTTTAGTTTTTATGGTGTCTAATACGGCTGTAAGAACCGTGATCATCAGAATTACTAAAAATAAACCATGCACTGTATGGAAAGCCACTTTCAACTTTTCACCTGGCCACACTAACTAGTTGGCAATAGGCCTCAGCATGCAACAATACACTGCATCCTGCCAATTGAACCAAAGGTCTGACTCTTGTGTGCTTCTGTATTTGCACTGCTGTAAGATTCACTTCTTCTGTATTGGTGGTGAATCTGTTACAACATGCAATTTGATTTATCCATTGTGTCAATTTTAATGCTCTGTAAACTGGTGAATAGCACTATCAGTTTATCCTCAGACTGCAGATCTAAACATAGTTCTAATAGTTTACACGTGATCAAACCATGGTTATGACCTGAAAACTGGATATCATTTTAATGATTGGTAAACTGGTAAAGAACACTAATAGTTGCATATGGTTGAAATTGGTCTGTTTATATTCGGTGCGTGAATGTTTGACCTAAAGAAAAATGCTTACCATCTATATATGGCTTACATATCCCAAATGACAAGTACATCATATGGTTGTAGTACATGACCTGGCAAGAAAGACAGTAGGCAGTCATAAACAATAGCCTTCCTGTCGGACTATGCACACTTCCAACTTCTATCACTTGGCTGCACTAACTGGGCAATAGGCCTCACTGCCTCAGCATGCAACGTTGCACTACATCCTGCCGACTGAATCAAAGGCTTGTTTCTTGTGTGCTTCAGTTCCACTGCTGTAAGATTCACTTCTTTTGTATGAGTAGTGAATCTGTTGCAATTTGATTTGTtcattgttttgtcattttcatgctctgTAAACTGGTAAATAATGCTATTAGTTGATCCTCAGCCTGCAGATATAAAGATAGTTCACATAGTTGTTTCTGCATGATTAACTATGGTTAGAACCTGAATATTGGTAAACTAGTAAAGAACACTTATAGTTGCATTTGGTTGAAAATGATCTGTACATATTCCGTGTGTAAATGTCTGTCCTTGAGAAAATTCTTACCATTGTATATGGTTTACAAATCCCAAATGACCTGTACAGTATACTGTAGTCATGATCTGACAAGCAAGACAGTAGGCATAGTCATAAACGATAGCCCTCCTGTCTTACTATTTCTTGgatacgcacgagtgtgcgtatcatTCATTAAAGAGGGGTGGGAAGACTCCCAAGATCCACATCGTACAAGCATATTTACATCGGGGGCGTTACGCCGCCCGCCACCGTAGAACCAGGCTAACTATATCTACCCGCCCTGCGACCTCCACAGCAAAACCTCGTCGTCCCCTCTGAATAAGCCCGCCTTCCTGTCTTACCATTCACTTCTCTCCTTCCCACGCAAAATAATTGGCCTTCTTTGCATCTGATGATGTCAACTATAATTGTATCGGCACCCTACTTGTTCACAAAAACTACAGCCCCGGTCGTGTTCAAATGCACGAGCAGCAAATCGACTTTCTATGGTATTTCTTAATTGAATAGCCAACTGCTTAATCTTACTTTTTTGTCACTCTGTTAGACATTCTGAAAATTTAGAATCAACAATTACACTGCAACCTTCTTCAGAACATAACTGAATGGTAAAAAAAATTGATGGTGTATGGTACGGCTGTAAGGACCATGATTATCAGAATGACTAAATCTAAACTATGCACTATATGGAACGCCACTTTCAACTTTTCACCTGGCTACACTAACTGGTGGGCAATAGGCCTCAGCATGCAACAACACACTGCATCCTGCCGAAGTGCCGATTTAACCAAAGACTTGGCTGTTGTGTGCTTCAGTTTTTGCACTGCTGTAAGATTCACTTCTTCTGTATTGGCGGTGAATCTGTTACAGCATTAAATTTGATTTATCCATTGTCACATTATTTTAATGCTCTGTAAACTGGTGAATAATACTATTAATTAATCCTTAGACTGCAGATCTAAAGATAGTTCAAATAGTTGTTTATGCGTGATTAACTATGGTTATGACCTGAAAACCGGGTATCATTTTCATAATCAATAGACTGGTAAAGAACACTAATGGTTGCATATGGTTGAAATTGGTGTGCTTATATTCGGTGCGTAAATGTCTGTCCTAAAGACAAATGCTTACCATTTATATATAGCTTACATATCCCAAAGGATGTGTACAGCATATGATTGTAGTTCATGATCTGGCAAGCAAGACAGTAGGCAGTCATAAACAATAGCCTTCCTGTCGTACTATACACTTCTCCCTACCATGCAAAATAATTGATCTTCTTTGCATTGAATAATATCAAACATAACATAGTGGGACCCTACATGTTTGCAAAATAATACCAACAAATGCATCAGTAGCAAATTGACCTTCGGTGTCCAGGGAGGTTTCTTTGGCATTCATGCGTGCTATACTTTTGCATTTTTGCACACTGTCTTCTTTTGAATTCTCCCAGAAGCCATTTTGCATTTCCGTCAGCAGGGATGCCTTTTTGGTTCCCGGGAGCATATGAACAGTAAAACCataaaaatatattttaaaaattcaaaaaaatcttaaTTTCTTTTGACAACATACATGTTCATATCTTCTATCTGCGTGCAAAGTTTGGTCAAGAAATGGCATAAGCTGTGATCTGGGCCCAAGGAAAAAATGTGTTCTAAAAGGCCTTTTCCAAAGCAGTATATTTGTATTTGTATTGGTACAGGCCACAAATTTGTATTTTCTGTTTTTACCATAATATTTTGCAGACAACCAAAAGCACACAAGCAAAAACACATGCCTACTTTTCCCTGATTCATTTGACATTTGCAAAATTGTTTATTACGCTGGGACCGTTTTGCATTTCCATCAGCTGTAGTTATAAAGTCACTTAGGTTTGATATGTTCACCATATGCATATTTATCTTGTCTTTGCTTCATATTTGGCTTTCAATCGTGCAGCCTAGTTGAATATAACCCATGGTGTGTTCAGATGTGTTCACCATTCCAATATAACCCATTGTGTTATTAACAGCTAAAAACCTTTTATGTGAACAATTTCTTGAATACATTTTTTTCCCAAACTAAAGTAGTTGAGTCTGTTAAACATACCCCAGTTTAGACTTGACTTTTGTGGGGCCCCAGCTTAAAATGAGCAGTATTATGTAAAGGCACTAACCAGTTGTTTGTCTCTCATGCAGTACTTGCTTTCGTCCTCAATGGACAAAACTGTTAGGCTATGGGACATCACATCCAGTACTTGTTTGAAGACATTCTCACACACAGACTATGGTCAGTCTAGTTGCAGGATCATTTCTACATAACACCTTTTGGCCATTAACTATATATGCTTGGTGGAACCACACAATTGACTTCCTTCTGCGCACCCATTTTGTTGCAGTGACTTGCATCCAATTCAATCCGGTAGACGATAACTTCTTCATTAGTGGGTCACTGGATGAGAAAGTTCGTATTTGGAATGTCCATGATCGGAAGATTGAAGATTGGAATGATCTACATGAGATGGTTACCGCTGCATGTTATTCCCCCGATGGACAGGTATAGTTATTTTCATGATGGTAGTGAACATGTGTAGTGACCAACTGA is a window of Triticum dicoccoides isolate Atlit2015 ecotype Zavitan chromosome 2B, WEW_v2.0, whole genome shotgun sequence DNA encoding:
- the LOC119366396 gene encoding WD repeat-containing protein 44-like, whose translation is MPEAAALDPAVRNGDEGHEEDEEFHESLDRILSSSCSSTSASDDDADLLLHRRRRHGNQHQHHHPQSPQQDPAYDVWISEPTSVSERRRVLLNRLGLSASGSLQPPASPGRRSVSVPSPLSPPPRSRSPSPPPPASPPPEEAAGPAEEDGLPRSVGHGKPPLARNASIGGGEQCRIRNLDDGTEFELGEVHEEVVREVGTGRQLTLEEFELCLGRSPIVHELMRRATTAGGASSSASDLPASSKPRRKSGGWLRGIRHLAGTVAYGGRRGSTEVRDREKEKKEREARRLSSATDDSLDGSSTRSAGRVKVRQYGKTCKELTGMFMTQELAAHSGSVWCINFSLDGRYLASAGEDRVIHVWEVSEGERKGELLGEGAVSKESGGGGSPFVAVAGNGSPEVAMLPLSSADKGFVEKKRRPRVQSSRKSVGSDHLVVPECVFGLRDKPFCSLLGHAADVLDLSWSKSQYLLSSSMDKTVRLWDITSSTCLKTFSHTDYVTCIQFNPVDDNFFISGSLDEKVRIWNVHDRKIEDWNDLHEMVTAACYSPDGQVAMVGSHKGSCHLFDTTEKKLQYKSQIDLRIRKKKSGQKKITGFQFAPGSSLEVLITSADSRIRVVNGDELVHKFKGFRNTSSQISASVAPNGKYVVCASEDSHVYVWRHDNSSHPSRSRSAVDVTNSYEHFHCRDVTVAITWPGAEARGSLGCRSSRHSDSDGAVNSVPETPIQNKEHGSSGTAHSQRYIESPVCEGGASTSTSNHPVEAASPSLPDDQLPSAKSSPGHSSSDLCIGAMDVQRRSAWGLVIVTAGQGGEIRVFQNFGFPVQV